The following is a genomic window from Strongyloides ratti genome assembly S_ratti_ED321, chromosome : 1.
tttaatattacatatttatatatatttaaaatattcccaattaaataaatcttataaaatatataacacttttctgataattatatttaataattattttacaaatccTACTTAtcttaaataataatctttttccTAATTAAAGTAAGATTAgcttattataaatattttatgtatttaaGGCATCATGTCATAACACTACTGGTGATGTAATAAAAACAGATGGTTTTGATATGCCTTTCaacaaaaagattatataaaaataactatcATTAGTTAGAATCATAATAAATACCCCTACATAAGTGATGatcttaataataatttgttaagCATTTAgcaatcataaaaattttaacatgcATATTAAATATGTTGTTTAAAGGTATCTAACAAATTAGTTTTGATTAattcttttgataaaattatataatctaattatttatatcaaataattttataatgtcttttatgattaaagtaataaattataaagtaCCACTTAATATTGTATTAAGTATAAAAGACACTCAtattaaagtataatatttaagaTAATTGTATctttatagtaataaaagttatttttattaaattcatttaattttaattaaaaaataaaattatatttgaaaagtataaatatcttttaagacattttaataaaaacactattttataacttaaatattttataacttaaaaattaataatatagaaaataatctttaaatattatagatatttaattattaaattatttttaaaaattaattaaattaaataattatcaataatttattattttgtttgttAATGTATGAACGTTTTTTACAATGTTATATCacttaaaaattgtttagaaaaataaaagaaatttttaaagttatttataattaaactttgttatactataatttattttaaaaaaaaaaatttgtataacTTATAACTCATCTTCCTCTTCAGATGCATCATTTTCTGAAGAACTTCCACCAGAACTACTACTTTTAAATTCTTCATCAGATGTATTTTCAAAGTTCTTTCTCTTTTTACCCTCAATTTGATtcaaacataaaaatttcaaaacaTCTACTGTTAAATTTGGATCAGCTacaagaatatttttttcattcattttatctatttttttaaataataaaaacattaaatctttttcttttttttcaataatactACTTACTCTTACACTTTGTCCAATCTTAGACCATATACAAAAATCAAGGTAAAGTGGTAATCTAGTTAACAATTTTTCAGgatttttccattttttttcaacttttttaCCAAATTCCATCTCTATTAATGTTTGAATTTTACTACTTACTAACCATATTGTTAACTGAGAATGAgttattaatattctttCTGAACAACctaattcatttaaataatttgatttatCACAACAATATAAACATACTGGTTGAAAGTTAAATTCagatattttactttttttccataatattttaagtttattAAGAGCATTTAACATtccatttttatcaatagtTAGCTTATATCTTAATGGTTTAACTATTACATTTCCATTGTTATCTAATGTCAATAAACATGATGATCCAAAAGAGTTACTTTTACATCTTGGTTTACTATGAACagtataacaaatatttttatattcttcaACAAATCCTTCACGTGATGTTTGATGTCCACGAATAACCATTGATACATTTAAACATTTCATTATTACTTCTAGACCTTCTTTACTATAAACAAATCCACATCCTCTTTTAGAAACAccaaaatatttactaaaatcatctttagttttataactttttctaTAAGGATCTGACCATAAAATATCAGTAATTAATAATCTTGATTTTAAAGatctatttaattttaatggtcttttaatatttgtaatatcATTTCTACATGTAATCCATTGTGAAATTCCACCATGAgctaaataaactttttcatTCCATATTGCAGCAAGTGGCATTCGttcaaaaacaaaattaaacaaataaaatgttgACTTATCACCAAGAAGAAATTCACAATTATCTGGAAAATCTTTTTGACGATTCATATCTCTTATTTCATGATTACcctttaataaatatatcttatcTGACCAAAcaattttacataaaaataaaaaaagacaaataAAAGCATCATCTGCTCCTTTATCAACATAATCTCCAAgtataataattcttttttttggt
Proteins encoded in this region:
- a CDS encoding Serine/threonine-protein phosphatase 5 is translated as MMKGNPVKQKANIKKMDKTRNTISEYNSKMSKTKELKIKKVTKGEGTKVSKETNKSTNTIEIINKNKDKYPIKNISKDQLERATEFVEKCGNCIKEKTSPEYYKSLLLSYLDLIIKCYEDDTFPLDATKIITLPIFSDICHKAAEVLASEPTLLILNNETPSETFLVLSDIHGCFDVIIHNFYYYHCLPKKRIIILGDYVDKGADDAFICLFLFLCKIVWSDKIYLLKGNHEIRDMNRQKDFPDNCEFLLGDKSTFYLFNFVFERMPLAAIWNEKVYLAHGGISQWITCRNDITNIKRPLKLNRSLKSRLLITDILWSDPYRKSYKTKDDFSKYFGVSKRGCGFVYSKEGLEVIMKCLNVSMVIRGHQTSREGFVEEYKNICYTVHSKPRCKSNSFGSSCLLTLDNNGNVIVKPLRYKLTIDKNGMLNALNKLKILWKKSKISEFNFQPVCLYCCDKSNYLNELGCSERILITHSQLTIWLVSSKIQTLIEMEFGKKVEKKWKNPEKLLTRLPLYLDFCIWSKIGQSVRVSSIIEKKEKDLMFLLFKKIDKMNEKNILVADPNLTVDVLKFLCLNQIEGKKRKNFENTSDEEFKSSSSGGSSSENDASEEEDEL